In Hyphomicrobium denitrificans 1NES1, the genomic stretch GCTTGGCCGGCACCGCTTCGGGATGGTGGCCGCAGCAGCTTTTGCCATTCTGCGCGTGTCCGGCGTGTCCGCCCGGTCCGGTACGATCCGCTGCCATTACGAGTTCCGTATGCTCGATACCCCACGAGGGTATCTTCCAAGTTTGACACGTATACCCCCGTTGGGTATAAGTCAAGGTATGCACAAACAGATGAAAGCAGCGTGCCTGAAACGCCTGAACCGGATCGAGGGACAGGTGCGCGGCCTCGCCAAGATGGTCGAGGACGATCGCTATTGCATTGATGTCGTAACGCAGATTTCCGCCGTGCGCGCCGCGCTGCGTCGCGTGGAAGAGGAAGTGCTGCGCGATCATGTCGCTCATTGCGTCGAGCATGCAATCGCGAGCGGCAACGCGTCGGATCAACGCCGCAAGGTCGCCGAGCTGATGGACGTGCTGGCGCGGTCATCGCGCTAAATGATTGCGCGCGCCGCGTGTATTCAATTCGGTAATGTCGCAGGCAAGGCTATGCCATCGATTTGCCACGCGAAAGACGCGTTCGCGCGCAACATAGGCGCGACGGAACGATAAGCTCACGGCGTTGTTGTCAGCTCTGTCGGAACGACTGTCGCGGGGTCCCATGAAAACGCTCATCGCTGCTGTTGCTGCACTATGTGTGTCGACGACGTGGTCAACGCTTGCATCGGCGCAACAGTGGGACCCGTGGGGCGGCGGGCGCGCGCAAGTCTATCCTGACGACCGATATGGCGATCAGGGCGACGATCGTGTTTACGACGATAGCCGATACAGCAGTCCGCGCGTCTACGATCGGTTCGATAATAACGACGATCGCCGCTATGACCCGCGTTACAACGGTGGGCCTGACTACAGCGACCGGCGTGAGGACCGTTACGGTGACCGCCGATACGGCGATCGCGATGACTATGGTGCCTGGGACGCCGCACCGCCCCCGGATGAAGAACAGCAGCTGAGCAAGGCTCCCGGCACGAACGGCGGAGACAGACCTTACATTCGCCCGGTCGCGCCGCCCGTCGTGGCATTCAGCGGGCCTTATGCTCCGGGATCGATCGTTATCGATACGAGCAAGCGCAAACTCTATTATGTGTTGAGCACGACCTCGGCCTATGCCTATCCAATCGGCGTGGGCCGGCAGGGCTTTGGCTGGACGGGCAAGGAGAAGATATCGCGCATTGCCGATTGGCCCGACTGGTATCCGCCGGCCGACATGCGCAAACGGAAACCGGAACTTCCGACGCGGATGCTTGGCGGAATCCGCAATCCGCTCGGAGCCAAGGCAATCTATCTCGGCAATACGCTCTATCGCATTCACGGCACCAATGAGCCGAAATCGATCGGCAAAGCGGAGTCCTCGGGCTGTTTCCGCATGTTGAACGAAAATGTCCTGCATCTAGCATCGCTCGTGCGCGTCGGCACCGAGGTCACGGTCGTCCGTTCGCTCGACGGCAAGGTCGCGTCTGCGGCGAGCCCGAAAGCAACGAAGGCGAAGGCGGTCGACAAAGAACGGCCGCAGCGCTTCGAAGCGCGCGGCGACGACTACGACGACCCGTACTTCTATGAGCCTTGGCGATAGTCAAAGCTGACGCCGCAAGTCCTATTTCTGGTCCACAGGCGGGCCGTCTGTGGCTTGCTGGGGGCGGTGTTCGCGCGGATTAGAACTCGTGATCGCAAGTTCGGCTACAGCGATTTCGCCATCTGTAATGTAATGATTGACGCGCTCGAGATTGTCGCCGGGCTTAAAAAACGTCGCGTGGCGGATCGAGCCGCAGCGGGTCAGTTCGTTGATTACGAAGTCTCGCTCGGCGTTGGTATCTGAATCCGTGGCGTGCGTGAGTTGGAACGTCAGCCACGTGAGCGAGAAGCCGGTATCACGCGTGCCGGCGCCAACCCAAAGAACACGTTGGTGATCCTGCTCGCCGGCAGCATTGAGCTGGGCGTCACGGGCGTTCGTATTCGCATGCGCGCTTGCATCGTTTTGTGCCCAGAAGCGAACGTGATGGCGCTTGCGAGGACTATCGCCGATCGCCCTCTGAAAGCCGATATCCTGACCTCGTCCAAATAGGTAAAGGGTGCTGAATGGCGCCGCAGGGTAGGGTCTGTTCAGGACGAAGGCCCGCGCCATGTGCCACGAACTGGCGAGAGTCAACGGTTCAGCTTCAATCCATCCCGCCTTGGCAAAGGCGCCGCGGAGTTGATCAAGTGTGCCGACGAGCGCGAGATTGATGGTATCACCCGGAAGACCATCTCCAGTGACGGTAAAACGCGGCACGTGGTTACGCTGAAGGATTTTAAGTCCAGCGCGGACTGCGCGCGGAAGGATGACATAGGCCGCTATGGCGTAAGTCAGGCTAAGCGCCAATATCGGAGGCGCCCTGTGGTCGACGAACTTGAAAACGTCCACGATCAGCCAAATGCTGAAAACGCCGAGCGCGATAATCATCAAGCGCTGTATCAGGCGAACGATTGTTCTCACGGATTGCCCTATGCGCCGCTAGAAACAAGGCCGACTTGGAAAGTTCAACGCCGATGTTAGCACGCTGGAATATGCCAACAACGGCCGGGCTCGCTCCGAGGGCGGCAAAATCGGCGCTTGGGACGCGATCGATCATTTGAACGCTGGAAATAAAAAGCCGCCCGTCGTTGCGGGCGACTCTCTAGCGCGGCAAGAACCAATTATTATTTGGTCTCGGAATTTTCGGACGGCTGCTTTGGTACGTTCACGTCGACACCAGGAGCCTGGACGCGCGTGCCGCTCTCATCTTTCTCGACGCGCGTGAAAGGCGCCTCAACCTTCGTTTCTCCGGTTGCCTTGTTTGTCTCGATGCGTACCGCCGGGCTGTCGACCAAGACTTCCGATTGCGAGCGCTGGTAGACATATACGCCACCGACGACGAGGGCGGAGAGCACAACGACCAATGCGATGCTGCCAAGTCTGGTGCGATCCATTTTGGGACCTCGTTTGCTGACAATACTGGACAGCAGAACGTCTTTCGGCAGTGGAATGTTCCGATTTGCGAATTTAGCGGGCATTTCCAAGCCATCAGCGCGGTTTGGCATGGGCTCCGATATCGACCGTAATCGTGCCGCTTGCGCCGCTTTTTAAGGTGTAACGCTTGCCGTCTTCTGCCCGGATGCGTGCGATCTCGCTTGCGGAGGAAAAGAAACCGGCAGGTTTTGAGAACGTAATTTCGCCTGCACCGCACGTGCTTTGCGTGATCGTCATCCGTGGCTTCAAATCGTGTGTCTTGCCCGCGAACGCATATGTGACGCTCGCAGCCGATGCGTTGACGACCTCGAATTTGACGCCGTCGCTCGCTGGGCGGCCGAACAGCTCGACGGATATGAATTTCGGAACAGGATCGGAGGATCGCGCGACACCGACACCGATCTCGGTCGCGGACGCCATCAGGATATTGGCGCGATGCGGGGCCGAGTTCATCCAGCCGGCGACCGCCTGCATTGCGAGTTGGCCGGTATCGAAGCCTTGGCTGCTCCGATCCAGCGCGAGATTCTCGGCAATTGCGCAGGGCTTATATCCTGCGCTTTCCGCGCGTTGGCCTGCGTCGCGGCCGTCGGCGGTGTGGGAAAACTGACCGGTGCGCGCCAGGCGTTGGGCGTAGGCACGGGCGGCCTTCTCGAGCATCGCGTTGATTTTCAGCGTGGACAAGTTCTGATCACGACGAACCTGATTGGTCATTTCGACGATATGCAATTCAACCTTGGGTAAATCCGGCGCCAGCGCTGCCATCCGCATCGGTCCTGTTCGTGGCAAATCAGTCTGTTGGCGAATGATGCTCCGGCCGTGACATCGGCGCATCGCCCGCGGGCTTGCGCCCAAATAGCACGGTTTTCATAAAGCGGCAGAGCGTGCCTTTGGCGGGCTTGAGAGCACCGGTGCCGCGCTGTAGGGATGGCCCCATGACGACAAAACCGATTCTTCCGGGCGACGGCCCGATCGAGCCCGTCGAGTTCCGTACCGCCCTTGAAGAGCGGTACCTCGCGTATGCGCTCTCGACGATCATGAACCGTGCGCTGCCCGACGTGCGCGACGGTCTGAAGCCCGTACACAGGCGCATCCTCTATGCGATGCGCGAGCTGAGGCTCAACCCGGAAGGCGGTTACATCAAGTGCGCGAAAATCGTCGGCGAGGTGATGGGCGATTATCACCCGCACGGTAACCAGGCGATCTACGACGCGCTGGCGCGTCTCGCGCAGGATTTCGCCGTGCGATATCCGCTCGTCGACGGGCAGGGCAACTTCGGCAATATCGACGGCGATAATCCGGCCGCCGAACGTTACACCGAAGCGCGCATGACGGAGACGGCGGCGCTCATCCTCGAAGGCATCGACGAGGATACGGTCGAGTTTCGTCCGAACTACGATGGGCGCGTCGAGGAGCCGGTGGTGCTGCCATCGGCGTTTCCTAACCTGCTGGCGAACGGTGCCTCGGGCATCGCGGTCGGCATGGCGACGAACATTCCGCCGCATAACGTCGATGAGCTTTGCGCGGCACTGCTGCACCTCATCAAGCACCCGAATGCGACGATCGAAAAGCTTGTCGAGATGGTGCCGGGGCCCGACTTTCCGACGGGTGGTGTCATCGTCGAGCCGCGCGATGCGATTCTCGATGCCTACAAGACGGGGCGCGGAGGTTTTCGCGTCAGAGCCCGATGGAGCAAGGAAGATACCGGCCGCGGCGGCTATCAGATCGTCGTAACCGAAATTCCCTACGGCGTCCAGAAAGCCAAGCTCGTCGAGAAGATCGCCGAGCTGATGAGCGAGAAGAAGCTGCCGTTTCTCGGCGACGTTCGCGATGAGAGCGCCGAAGAAATCCGTCTCGTGCTGGAGCCCAAAAGCCGCACGGTCGATCCGGTGCTGCTGATGGAGAGTCTGTTCCGCGCCTCGGAGCTCGAAGTTCGCGTCGGCCTCAATATGAACGTGCTGTCGGCGGGGCAGGTGCCGAACGTGCTCGATCTGAGGGACGTGCTCTGGCAATGGCTCGAGCATCGGATCGAGGTGCTCGTTCGCCGTTCGACGCATCGCCTGAAGAAGATCGAGCATCGACTTGAAGTGCTCGACGGCTATCTGATCGCGTACCTCAACATCGATGAGGTCATCCGGATCATTCGCCGTGAAGACGATCCGAAGGCGAAGCTGATCGCGAAATTTAAGCTCAGCGATGTGCAGGCCGAAGCCATTCTCAATCTTCGGCTGCGGTCGCTGTCGAAGCTCGAAGAGGTCGAGATTCGCTCCGAGCACGACAAGCTTTCGAAAGAGCGGCGTGAGCTGAAGCAGCTTTTGAAATCGGAAGAGCTGCAGTGGGAGCACATCGCCGACGAGGTCAAGGCAACACGCGAGACGTACTCGAAAAAGACTGCAATCGGTCGCCGTCGCTCGACGTTTGCCGATGCGCCGGAGGTCGAGGTCGATCTTGCCGCGGCGTTGGTCGAAAAAGAGCCAATAACCGTCATTCTATCGGAGAAGGGCTGGGTTCGCGCGCTCAAGGGGCATCAGGACGATCTGTCGAAGCTCGATTTCAAGCAGGGCGATGCGTTGAAGTGGGCAATCAAAGCTTCCACGACCGACAAGCTTGTGCTGCTTACGACGAACGGCAGGTTCTTTACGCTTGAAGCCAGCGCGCTGCCGGGCGGTCGAGGGCATGGCGAGCCGGTTCGTCTGATGATCGATCTCGAAGAGAACCACGACATCGTCGAAGTGTTTGTGCACGATCCTTCGCGCAAGCTGATTGTGGCTTCGACAGCCGGCTATGGCTTTATTGTGCCGGAAGAGGAAGTCATCGCGTCGACGCGCAAGGGCAAGCAGATACTGAACGTGTCGGAGCCGGATGAAGCGCGCGTCTGCGTGCCGGCCGAAGGCGATTACGTTGCCACCGTCGGCGAAAACCGCAAACTGCTCATATTCAAGGTCGACGAGGTTAACGAGATGACGCGCGGCAAGGGTGTCATCCTGCAGCGCTTCAAGGACGGTGGCCTTTCCGACATCCGTGTTTTCAAGAAATCGGACGGCTTGACCTGGTTCGATAGCGCTGGGCGGGAATTCACGCTCGCGTGGAGTGAATTGTGCGAGTGGGTTGGCGAACGTGCGCAGGCCGGGCGCGTTGTTCCGCGCGGCTTCCCGCGCTCGAACTCCTTCGGGCCACGGTTTTAATCGAACGTGTTGATCGGCGGCGCTTGTCGCGGCAGCTGAGCACGGCTACGACCTTGTCCCATGGGTGGGATGGTTCAAAGAGCGACTCGGTTCGCGGTGGCGGCTGTCGTCGTGGGGATCGGGAGCACTGATCTCTGGGCGCAAGGCGCGGACGCAACGTGCAAGAAAGAGGATTTTGAGGCCGTCGTGGAAGCGACGGCGTCGAGCCTGCGCGATCTCAACAGCAAGAATCGGCCTGAGTTCCAGGAAAAGCTCCGAGAGCTAAAGGCGAAGCGCAACTGGACTCAAAACGAGTTCATGGAGAAGGCGGCGCCGTTCGTGCGCGACGACAAGACGGCCGTTTACGATAAATCGACAGATGAACTTCTGTCGGCAATCTCTTCGATGGGGCAGGAGGGGGCGCGCGCTGCGACGCCTGATTGCGCGATACTGCTCGAACTCAGGGCCCGCATGAAAATCCTCGTCGATACGCAGACGGCGAAGTGGGGGTATATGTTCGAGAAGCTCGATGCCGAGCTTGCAAAGTAGACGGGAACTTATCGTGGCAATGTTTTAGAAATCGGTACCATCATCAGGCGCCCGCTCCCAGCGATCCGGCCCGAGACGCTCCTGCGGCTGGAAGCGTGTCTTGTAGGCCATCTTCCTCGAGCCCTCGATCCAATAGCCGAGATAGACGTGCGGCAAGCCGATGCGCCGCGCGAACTCGATGTGCTCGAGGATCATATACGTGCCGAGCCCGGAATCGGAATTAGCAGGGTCATAAAAACTGTAGACCATCGAGATGCCGTCGCTCAGCCGGTCGCACAAGGCCACCGCCTTGAGCGGCCAGGATTCAAATTCGGCGTCGGGCGCGCCCTCGGGCCTTTGGCGATATTCGGTCAGGAAGGTTTCGATGACCGTATCCTCGACCATCATGCGATAGTCGAGCATGGTCATGTCGGCCATGCCGCCGTCGCTGTGGCGCGCATCGATGTAGGCGCGGAAGAGCTTGAATTGCTCTTGTGTCGGAATCGGCGCCGTACGGCGCGCCACGAACTTGGAATTTCGCGACCAGCTTCTGCGCATCGATCGATCTGACTTGAACTCGTTGACGAGCACGCGCACCGATACGCAGGCTTGGCAGCCCTCGCAGTATGGAACATAGGCAATGTTCTGGCTGCGGCGAAATCCGGTGGTCAGCAAACGGTCGATGAGTTCCGGCGGCTTGTCGTGCGTCAGATGCGTAAAAAGTTTGCGTTCAAGCCGGCCGGGTAAATAGGGGCAGGGTTGCGGAGCGGTAACATAGAACTCAGGAAACTTTTTTTGTTGCTCCGTCATTCCGACGCGTCCCTCAGGGGCACAACCCTTTTACAATGATAGAGGGAAGGCCGGGCCATGATCAAGGGATCGGCAGTTACCAGCCAGCACGAATAGTGAATTGGAGGCAAAAAAACAATTTTGCTCAACAAACAATTTTGCTCAACAGTGTGTCCAGCGATCCGGAAACCGCAAAAAAATAAGCAATATGACATGGCGGGCTCGCCGTGCTTTTTCAAGCATGTGGATTGCGGCACAGAACGGGGGACTTCGCTCAAACGCCGAGCGGAGAGATCGGCGCCGTGGTCGCTGGCGTTGTCTTGCGGCCGGTTGCTTCGGCGTTGGTGACGATCGCATAGAGCGCGCATGCCGAAATGATTCCAGCAACGACAATCGCAGCCCAAAGCGCCGACCGTCGTAGAAACCATCCAATTGTTGGAGCCCCGGACGTATCTTTACTGTCCCACGCCGCACTTTGGGCCGAAGAGGCCCCGTAAGTCGTCATCTGCCGCCCTTATATTTGCCTCGGGACTCGCGCCCCACTTCTCGCTCTTAACCCTACTCCTGCACAAGCTGGCACCCGCTCCAACACGCCAAATGCGAATCGTTTGTTGCATTTCGACGACTTATTCTGACCGAAAGCGTATTGCGCGAGGCTGAATTGTGTCCAATCGGATACTTTTTCAGCGCTTTTGCGAGACCAACGGGCAACACTCAGGCGGGCAAATGCGTCTGAGCGCCGTTTAGGCTTTGGATGCGACAGCCGCGTTCTTGTGCAGAGCAAAATTTCGCACATACTTGGAAAATAATCTCGGTGATAAAAAACAGTCTTCGAGGAACCGCCCAGGGCAAGCCCGATCACTCCCGCGAGTGATCGCCAGACTTGGACTTGGGGGGCCTATGATTGAACTCGTCGTCGCCGTCTGCATGATCGACCAGCCGTCCCGCTGCAAGGATGTGACACTCAATTTTGAAGGTGAGAGCGTCACTGCGCAGCAGTGCCTCATGAACGGCCAAATCGAAATGGCGAAGTGGATCGGAGAGCATCCGAACTGGGTGATCCAGAAGTGGCATTGTGGTATCGCGGGCCAGTTCGCCAAGCTTTGAAAAGCTTTTGCAGTTTGGCCGGTTGACAGACCGGCCGGCGCTGCGCTCCCTGGCGGCAGATATCGCCGTTCAGGAGATCTTCCATGAGTCAGTCGCCGACGCTGAAGTTTGCGACCATAGCCGTGCACGCCGGCGCAAGCCCCGATCCAGTGACCGGGGCGCGCGCGACGCCGATCTATCAGACCACCTCGTTCGTTTTCAACGACCCGGATCATGCGGCGGCGCTTTTCAATCTCCAGGCGTTCGGAAATATCTACACGCGTATCAACAATCCGACGCAGGCGGTTCTAGAAGCGCGCATGGCGGCGCTTGAAGATGGAACGGCAGCGCTTGCTGTAGCATCCGGTCATGCAGCGCAATTTCTGGCATTGCATACGCTCCTCGAACCGGGAGATGAATTCGTCGCGGCGCGCCAGCTCTATGGCGGCTCGATCAACCAATTCAACCATTCCTACAAGAAATTCGATTGGCATGTCGCGTGGGCGGATGCGACCGACGCGTCGACCTTCGCACAAGCGATCACGCCGAGAACGCGAGCCATTTTCTGCGAGAGCATTGCCAATCCGGGTGGCATCATCAGCGATCTGCCTGGGATCGCCGAGGTCGCCAAACGCGCCGGCATTCCTTTCATCGTCGACAATACGCTAGCCACACCCTACCTCTGCCGCCCTAAGGAGTTCGGCGCCGACATCGTCGTGCACAGCCTGACAAAATTCATCGGCGGTCACGGCAACTCGATCGGAGGCGTGATCGTCGACTGCGGCACGTTCGACTGGCAGAAGAGTGCTCACCGATACAAATCTCTGGTCGATCCGAACCCGTCCTACAACGGAATGAAGCTGGCGGAGGCCTTCGGCCCGATGGCTTTTGCGATTGCCGCACGCGTGCTCGGCCTGCGCGACCTTGGACCCGCGATTTCTCCCTTCAACGCGTTTCTTATTTTGACCGGCGTCGAGACACTGCCGCTTCGGATTCAGCGTCAGGTGGACAATACGCTCATCGTCGCAAAATGGCTCGAAAAGCAACCGGCGGTCGGTTGGGTGAACTATGCCGGCCTGCCGGGCAATGCCAGCTATGCGCGGCACCAAAAGATTTGTCCAAAAGGTGCCGGTTCCGTCTTCACGTTCGGCCTCAAGGGCGGTTATGAAGCTGGCGTGAGGCTGGTCTCGGCCTTGAAGCTTTTCAGTTTTCTAGCCAACATTGGGGATACCCGAAGTCTCGTCATTCATCCGGCGTCGACAACGCATCGGCAACTTCGCGACGATCAGCGCGAGGCCGCCGGAGCCGGCCCGGATGTTGTCCGCCTGTCACTCGGGATCGAAGATGTCGACGACATCATCTCCGATCTCGACCAGGCGCTTGCCGCGATTTAGAAGTGCCGCCAGGAAGGGGCCATGAACTACCAGCTTGTTTTGCAATTTCAGGGCGACGACGAAGATACGCTCGATAAGGTGATTGAACTCGAAGATCGTCTGATCGACGCACTCGACGGTTCGACGACGGCCGAGGTCGACGGGCATGAGCCGGGCGACGGCGTGATCAATCTCGTCTTGCTCGCAAAGAACGCGACAAAGGTCTGGGAGAAGATCGAACCGATCGTCGAGGGCGCTTCCGACGAACTCGATATCAATGCCGTCGCATTCCGCGCTCTCGACGGCGAGGACTTCACGGTTCTCTGGCCGGTCGATTACGAGGGTGAATTCGAGTTGGCTTGATTGGATGCGCTTTGCGACTCCCCTGCGGGATGCCGGCCGCAAAGCGCGCAGCTCGCCTCAGCGCGCTTTGACGTAGGAGCCCGGTGCATCCTCAATGGCACCGAGCTTCGCCCCCGGCGTGCGCGACTCTATCCAGCCGCCGGACTGCTGCGAAAGCCATTCAATCCAGTACGGCCACCACGACCCGGGAGACGCAGTTGCGGATGCCTGCCAGTCGGCAAGATTCGTCATCATCGTACCCTTGGTCCAATACTGGTACTTGGCCTTGGTCGGGGGGTTGATGACACCCGCGATATGCCCCGATCCTGCGAGGACGAACTCGACGGGTCCGCCGAGCATCTGCATACCGTGGAAGACCGATGCGGCGGGCGCAATGTGGTCATCGCGCGTCGCCACGGAAAAAATCGGAAGCTTGATCTTTTTGAGGTCGAGCTTGATGCCGCCGACTTCCATCTCGCCGTTCGCAAGACGGTTCTCGTTATAGAATTCGCGTAAGTAGAACTTGTGATTGGCGGCCGCCATGCGCGTCGAATCCTGGTTCCAGTACAGGAGATCGAACGGAAACGGCTTTTTGCCGAGCATGTAATTGTTGATAACATAGGGCCAGATGAGATCGCGCGGCCGCATCATATTGAATACGTTGGCCATACGCGATCCGTCGAGAAAACCCTTCTCGGTCATCAGAGCGTCGAGACTGTCGAGCTGGTTGTCGTCGGTGAAGAGCAGCAGGTCCCCGGCGAGCGTGAAATCGACCTGCGTCGTCAACAGCGTGCAGCACTTGAACGGCTCCTCGCCGCGCTGGGCGAGATAGGCAAGGCCGGTCGCCAGCGCCGTTCCGCCGACGCAGTAGCCGAGAACGTTGATTTTCTCGATGCCGGTTTCCTGCTTGGTGGCGCGCACCGCCTCCAGGATGCCTTCGAGAATGTAGTCCTCGAACGTCTTGGCGGCGAGCCTTTCATCAGGATTGACCCAGGAGACGACGAATACCGTAAAGCCTTGATCGACGACGTATTTGATGAAGCTCTTTCCGCTCGTCAGATCGAGAATGTAATACTTGTTGATCCACGGGGGGATCATCAGTAGCGGGCGCTCACGGACTTTATCCGTTGTCGGCGTATATTGAATGAGCTGTAGCAGCTCGTTCTGGAAGACGATCTTGCCGGGAGTCGTCGCTAGGTTGCGGCCGAGTTCAAACGCATTGGCATCGGTCTGGCTGATTTTCATCAGGTCGCCGGAGCGCTGCAAATCCTCGGCGAGCAAATTAGCTCCGTTCAACAGATTGCGCGCGTTCGTTTCGATGGTCTCGCGCAGAACTTCCGGATTGGTCGCGAGGAAATTCGTCGGGGAGTAGGCGCTCGTCAATTGGCGCAGATAGAATTCGGCGCGATGGCGTTCACGCTCGTCTAGGCCCGGCGTTGCCGCCAGTTGATCCTCCGCCCATTTGCAGGCCAGAAGATAAGCCTGTTTGCAAAAATCGAAGAAGGGGTTCTCGCTCCACTCCGGATCTTTAAAGCGATTGTCGCTGGGCGCCGGCTCGATCAGCGGGGCGACCGGCAGGCCAATGGAGCGACTGAGGACGTTGTTCCAGAGGTTTGCGAACTGGCTGAAGAAAAGCGCCTGCGCTTCCGAAAGCTTGACGGGATCGGAAAGCCATGTCCGTAGCAGCGCGGTCAGCGTCTCGGTTGCGGCCGAGAATTCGCTGGCGGGCGTATAGGGACCGATTTTTGCATCCGGCCGTTCGGCGAGTTGAGCCAGCGCGAGACTGCTTCGTTCGTAGGCTCGAAGAAGGTTCGAAGCAAACTCTCCGGGATTGGCGATGAGGTAACGCGACAGGAACGAAGGTGTCTCGGTCTTGTGGCTGTCTTGGGGCATGGCGGCGTTTAAAAACTTTCCAAAATGCGGTGCCCGGCAGTCCGAATGGCTGTCGACCGCTGCCACTTAACCTTGGGCAGACTGCCCTTCCGATGAGGGCCGATCAAGTCGAATCACAAGTGCCGGGCATTGCCTCTAAGTAGGTGCGGCGCACGAAAAACCAGCAAGGACATGGTGGGGTTTTGCGGTGCGCAAAGCGCTTATCTCATATCTTCCGTGCCGTTTCGCGGTCCGTCGCGCCGCAGCACTGGACGGAGCATGGCTGGCAAGCGTAAACAGAGCGGCGGTCGGTGCACTGTCGATATTAACCGATCCCCCGTGCATCCCAGTGCAAGGTGAAACAACTGTGACGCCGACGGAGTGCGGCGTCGAGGGCAAAGACTGTTGAGCGAAGATTTTCACCGCATCAAGCGCCTGCCGCCATACGTTTTCGCGGAAGTTAACCGCCTGAAGGCGGCTGCGCGTGCGCGCGGTGCCGACATCATCGACCTTGGCATGGGCAACCCCGACATGCCGACGCCGCAGCACATCGTCGACAAGTTGGTCGAGACAGTCAATAAGCCGCGAACCCACCGGTACTCCGCTTCAAAAGGCATACCTGGGTTGCGCAAGGCTCAGGCAGCCTATTACGCGCGCCGGTTCGGCGTGAAGCTCGATCCCGAAACCGAGATCGTGGCGACGCTCGGATCGAAAGAGGGGTTCGCCAATATCGCGCAGGCGATTGCCGCGCCGGGCGATGTCGTGCTCGTTCCGAACCCAACCTATCCGATCCACGCTTTCGGCTTCATCATCGCGGGCGCCTCGATCCGCCATCTTCCCGCGAACAACGGCGAGGATTTTCTGCGTGCCATCGATCATGCGGTAAAGCATTCGATCCCCAAGCCGCTCGCGGTCGTCATTTCGTTTCCCTCCAATCCGACCGCGATGGTTGCCGACCTCGAATTCTACAAAGATGCGGTGGCGCTGGCGAAGAAGCACGACATCATCGTTCTGTCCGATATCGCCTATGCCGAACTCTACTATGACGGCGTTCCGCCACCCTCGATTTTACAGGTCCCGGGGGCCAAGGACGTCTCGGTCGAATTCACCTCGCTTTCCAAGACTTACAATATGCCGGGCTGGCGTATGGGCTTCGCGGTCGGCAACGAGCGGCTGATCGGAGCCCTGGCGCGTGTCAAATCCTATCTCGATTATGGTGCGTTTACGCCGATCCAAGTCGCGGCGGCCGCGGCGCTGAACGGTCCCCAGGATTGCGTCGATGAGATCCGCGCCACGTACAAGAGCCGGCGCGACGCGCTTGTCGAAAGCTTTGGCCGTGCCGGCTTTCACATCCCCTCTCCTCCGGCGACGATGTT encodes the following:
- a CDS encoding O-acetylhomoserine aminocarboxypropyltransferase, whose amino-acid sequence is MSQSPTLKFATIAVHAGASPDPVTGARATPIYQTTSFVFNDPDHAAALFNLQAFGNIYTRINNPTQAVLEARMAALEDGTAALAVASGHAAQFLALHTLLEPGDEFVAARQLYGGSINQFNHSYKKFDWHVAWADATDASTFAQAITPRTRAIFCESIANPGGIISDLPGIAEVAKRAGIPFIVDNTLATPYLCRPKEFGADIVVHSLTKFIGGHGNSIGGVIVDCGTFDWQKSAHRYKSLVDPNPSYNGMKLAEAFGPMAFAIAARVLGLRDLGPAISPFNAFLILTGVETLPLRIQRQVDNTLIVAKWLEKQPAVGWVNYAGLPGNASYARHQKICPKGAGSVFTFGLKGGYEAGVRLVSALKLFSFLANIGDTRSLVIHPASTTHRQLRDDQREAAGAGPDVVRLSLGIEDVDDIISDLDQALAAI
- a CDS encoding LL-diaminopimelate aminotransferase, encoding MSEDFHRIKRLPPYVFAEVNRLKAAARARGADIIDLGMGNPDMPTPQHIVDKLVETVNKPRTHRYSASKGIPGLRKAQAAYYARRFGVKLDPETEIVATLGSKEGFANIAQAIAAPGDVVLVPNPTYPIHAFGFIIAGASIRHLPANNGEDFLRAIDHAVKHSIPKPLAVVISFPSNPTAMVADLEFYKDAVALAKKHDIIVLSDIAYAELYYDGVPPPSILQVPGAKDVSVEFTSLSKTYNMPGWRMGFAVGNERLIGALARVKSYLDYGAFTPIQVAAAAALNGPQDCVDEIRATYKSRRDALVESFGRAGFHIPSPPATMFAWAPVPERYRELGSVEFAKLLIEKADVAVSPGVGFGEHGEGFIRIALVENEQRIRQAARSIKKLFSETSRSEHRETRPQKSATR
- a CDS encoding PHA/PHB synthase family protein, with protein sequence MPQDSHKTETPSFLSRYLIANPGEFASNLLRAYERSSLALAQLAERPDAKIGPYTPASEFSAATETLTALLRTWLSDPVKLSEAQALFFSQFANLWNNVLSRSIGLPVAPLIEPAPSDNRFKDPEWSENPFFDFCKQAYLLACKWAEDQLAATPGLDERERHRAEFYLRQLTSAYSPTNFLATNPEVLRETIETNARNLLNGANLLAEDLQRSGDLMKISQTDANAFELGRNLATTPGKIVFQNELLQLIQYTPTTDKVRERPLLMIPPWINKYYILDLTSGKSFIKYVVDQGFTVFVVSWVNPDERLAAKTFEDYILEGILEAVRATKQETGIEKINVLGYCVGGTALATGLAYLAQRGEEPFKCCTLLTTQVDFTLAGDLLLFTDDNQLDSLDALMTEKGFLDGSRMANVFNMMRPRDLIWPYVINNYMLGKKPFPFDLLYWNQDSTRMAAANHKFYLREFYNENRLANGEMEVGGIKLDLKKIKLPIFSVATRDDHIAPAASVFHGMQMLGGPVEFVLAGSGHIAGVINPPTKAKYQYWTKGTMMTNLADWQASATASPGSWWPYWIEWLSQQSGGWIESRTPGAKLGAIEDAPGSYVKAR